The genomic region GTGTAGTGGTAGGTGTTTGGAAGAGGCTGTATCCGTAGGtgtggattaattaattgctgtCTAAAGTTATGCATTATTTGTGATTAAGTGTGTTTAGATGTATGTTGTTATCTTGTTATTTAGTTCATGtgaatgtattattatttgttatttattatattaagtctctgtatatatgtatgtgtgtattctGTATTTATGTTGTTATTTATATTTGTGTTTGGGTCCTATGTATTATTTTGTAGAACTTATGTTGTGTATTTTCAAGTGTTcaattactgtgtgtgtgtgtgtgtgtgtgtgtgtgtgtgtgtgtgtgtgtgtgtgtacgatTGTGCATGTCTCATCGGATTTGATTTGCTCTGTAGGCGACGGGGAGACACTCGAAGGTGGAGAACGTCTGTGAGGTATGCTTGTGAACCTGTGTTCAGCAAGTTAGGATGTAGTTGTACAATACACTTGTGCAACACATCCCTCCGTAATGACGGACTTATCTGGCGGGCAATGCCTTGACCCGTAGACACCAGAAATGAGGCCGAGAAGAGTTAGAGACGAGGGTTAGGGTTTCTCCCTTACCCACCACACAGTGGAATTTGCACGCGACACAACCATTTGCCTTCAAGACCCGGAGGTGTCTAACGTGAAGACCTCAAATCTTATCTTCTAGTGTCAGCGTCCATAGGGTGACCAGCCTTGAAAGGTAAGCTCGCTGGTGTCCACAAAAGGGCTCAGGCTGCGTAGGTTCTCAAGTTGTGTGTGTCGACGTGTGCAAATGCCTCAATTGACCACTTTTGTTACCTTACCCGATGTGTTGCATTGGGATGCTTCTGGAGAAAcatggtgtgttgtgtgtgtgtgtgtgtgtgtgtgtgtgtgtgtgtgtgtgtgtgtgtgtgtgtgtgtgtgagcgaagcgagcctctcgtcatgtcaattgaggtcgagatatattatatttatatatttatatatttatgtatatatgcgtgcgtcagcacttgtcgtatggatttacggcaaaacgaaGATTCAGAttgacaaaacgacgatggcagataaatgcaattttgactccgcaATACATGCACTAGACGTTGAATCAAGGGTCCCCTTTAAAGGGCTCGAcacaattacaatttcttggcgagaaaaGTGAAACAACTCTCGATTTCTCTCTTGTAcacgactaaagagcaaaggagactgatgcgtgacaaacagaatgggaaggaaaagctaaaacaagagaaaagtctgtttttgtgtttccgcgtgttactttgacagaaattattgcggcgcaaccattatcacgtgactgtgcGACCAATGTTACATGactatcttagtaaacgaTCCAAGCGTGAACaagaatgaaagacaaagccagaagaagagcaactaacagtctgttttctgagttcccacattttttgacagaaattattactACCTGAagacgcaaccattgttacgcgagtaagtaagacagaacaccatcgctcgccaaacacaatgctaaccgagcatttactagctGCTAAATGTATTCGTTTATTTTATATGATTAGAGTCTGGGGTTAGAGTTTGGTTTACAGTCTAAGGTTAGGTTTATGGCAAGGGTTtagggttggggttggggttaaGGTTAGGTTTAGGGTTTGGGTTTGGTCAGGGTTAGGGCTTGGGTAGATTTAGGGTTATGTTTAGGGGTATGtttagggtcagggttagggtttggGTTAGTGTTGGGGTTAGGTTATAATCTATTGGTTGTCTATCTAATTGGTCTGACTAGAGTGACAACGGTGTGTTGGTCTATAGTCTGACTGTCTAGTTATTAGGCTAGATGTTGACAGGCTTAGTCGGAAGAATTATTCGTTGGGTCCAGTACtaatacagtcagacctcgttattccgaCCATATTGGTCTGGCTGCTTTTTGTCAGATTAGCGAGGGTGTCAGATTATCGGATAATCCGACATCAAGCCTCATTATCTAAGTTGTGGGACTAACAAGGGAAAGGTAAGAATGAAGCTCTTAATCTGCTGATAAACTCAATGACATGTGGTTacttaaaatacaaatcaaatCTACGTTGCTGTGCAGGTATAACACTAATATGTTGCAGTTTACTATGCAAAGATGGGACAGCACGAGTCTCATCCTTTAAAGATAGGAAATCTTGTTCCATAAaggttgttaattaaagtgtgAACTGCAACAAGTGCATCAGACAAGGTGACAGCAGGTGGTGGATCActgtcttcatcttcatctctATCGTCCATATCTGTAGCAGTAACCAATTCCACAATTTCCTCATCAGTCAGGGAGTGGCCTGTTTCAGCATCTGAGTCAACACTGACTAAGTCACTGGCTGACATCTGATTGGGTAGACTTCGGATTTTCTTGCTTGTAAATACAGATTTGGCGCTTCTGCTCTCCAGAGAGATACGCGCGTCTCCGCTTGGCAGCCATGCGTGCGACACGTGCAATGCAAATATGACATTGTGCATTGCAAATATGACATTGTGCATGCGTATGTCGGATTAGCTAGCGATATTTTTGTGTCATAGTCGGAATCCGAGTGTCGGACAAATGAGACCAAATCCAGTACAAAGTGAtccatgtaaattggtttcacgTACATCTGTGTCAGAAAGTGCGGGTATCGGATTATCGAGTGtcggaataacgaggtctgactgtagtATGTCAGATAGaagtctggctgtctggctaaCAGTCTGATTGGGGTCTTGTCAGTCTAATTATCTGGTTTGTCAGGGTAGAACATATACTGTCGTGTCGTTAGAGTCAAAGGGCGCAGACGAGGGCTTTAGCCTGAGTTGAGCTCTGTTATAATCTATTGGTTGTCTAATTAGTTGGTCTGACTAGAGTGACAACGGTGTGTCGGTCCATAGTCTGGCTGTCTAGTTATTAGGCTAGATGCTGACAGTTTTAGTCGAAAAGATTATATTAATCGGAAAAATTATTTCTTGTGTCCAGCACTAATAGTATGTCAGATGAaagtctggctgtctggctaaCAGTCTGATTGGGGTCTTATCAGTCTAATTATTTGGTTTGTCAGAGTAGAGAATTATACTGTCGTGTCGTTAGAGTTAAAGGGCACAGACGAGGGCTTTAGCCTGAGTCGAGCTCTGTTATAAACTATTGGTTGTCTACCAAGTTGGTCTGACTAGAGTGACAACAGTGTGTCGGTCTATAGTCTGGCTGTCTAGTTATTAGGCTAGATGTTCGTAGTTgaaaaattgttttgtgtgttttacactAATAGTATGTCAGATGAGAGTCTAGCTGTCTGGCTAACAGTCTGATTGGGGTCTTATCAGTCTTCGtaattattttgtttgtcagtgtagGAAATTATATTATCGTGTCTTTAGAGTCAAAGGGCACAGACGAGGGCTTATGCCCGAGTCAAGCTTTGCTATAATCTATTGGTTGTCTAACCGATTTGTCTGATTAGAGTGACAGCGGTGTGTCGTTCTACAGTCTGACTGTCTAAATGTTAGGTTAGATGTTGACAGTCTTAGTtgaaaaaattattattattgtgtgtcGTGTACTAATAGTATGTCAGATAAaagtctggctgtctggctaaCAGTCTGGCAGGGATTTTGTCACTATGTCGTGTAGTCTCCTCAGGGTTGtatctgttttgttttgtgttttccCAGGTGTCGTCTGGTTTCCGAGCTGTACGCTTTTCCTGTATGTTAGGCGAGTTCGGGCTTGTTTCGCTCGTTGGCTGGTTTCTGTGTGTGCCGCCTACCTCGCAGAGTGCTCGTGTCTATGGTGAGTGTGTCTCTTTCGTGTTTGCATTCGATGTTGTAGAGCTTGTGTTGTTTTTCGTCTAGCTATGAACGAGGTGTGCATTTGGATGGTGTGGATTGGGGCGTGTGGCTATATGTGAGTCTGGGTTTTGTGTACGTGTAGATCCGATCGATCCTGTCGTGGTCGTGTTGTTTTCGTCAAGGGTGGTcggtctgtgtctctgtcacTATCagattttgtctgtctgtgtgaatTTTAAGTGTCAGAGTGGAGACATAGTCTGCCACTGTTAGAGTCCGTCTGCTTCCGGTTTGTCAGAGAGCAGACATACCCCGTTCCCTGCCaaactttgtctgtctacctgtctgtctatctgcacGTCTCTCTATTTGTACGGGTATCAggtatctgtctatttgtctgtgtgggGATGTCGTCTAAGATTGGGGGAGGGAGGAGAAACAATATTGATGGATAAACTGAAGATTagataataaacaaatttataataataataagtatAGAGAGGACAAGAAGTAAAAGAAGGTGGGAAGAAGAGAGAGGGTTGGGGAGgccgcatgtgtgtgtgtgtgtgtgtgtgtgtgtgtgtgtgtgtgtgtgtgtgtgtgtgtgtgtgtgtgtgtgcgagggtgtgtgttgtgtgtattctGACCTTGTGTTTGCTTGGGAGGTTGATGATGTCTCTTGTGTCTGTATTCCCTTGGTGTTGTGGATGGGTGTGGTGAGGTTCTCGTCGTGTCGGTGGTCGTATGTTGTCTTCTCCGATTAAGTGTCGTTGATGCCTTTTTTGAAGGGCCGTGATGTTTTCATTTGCATGTCGAATGTGAGGTGCTGACCTGGTCATTTCAACGAGGGTTGTTTGTATAGTTGAATGCCTGCTCTATGGGCCAAGTGGGTTTGTCTCCTTTTGTACGGTGGTGTGTATTCTTTTCGAATGAGTTGTTTTTGGTTGTATCTCTTTTTTAATGTGGGGTCTGTGTCAATGTCTTCTGTTTGGACATGGATTCGAGATGTTTTTAGGAGCACATTTCGCTTAGGTTTCTAGTAGACTCGGATTCGATGAGATCAGTGCAAGTTCATACGAGCTAGAGACATGTGTATAGTCGAATTCATATATAGAGGACCTGATTAGGTAGTGTATTAGATACAGATTCGTATAGCGGTATTGTTAGTCATATGCGACCAATGTTTGAAATATGTACTGTTCTACAGTGAGACGTTCATACGGTACCGTGTTACGTTGTCGTGGTTGATTGGTCTGGGTCTATTCGGTGTCGGTCTATGGGTCTGTTGtcttttcttgttgttgttgttggttgttgtagttgttgttgtcgtcgtggttgttgttgggttTGTTGTCCACCGTTGGAGCCATTCGTGGCCTTGTTGAGTTCGAATCATCCGGTTGTGTTGAGTCGTTTTATCTAGCAGGCTTTTAGTGTTAGTCTTTTGGCGAGGTCGTCTTCACGTTGGACCGGTGTGATTGATATTCCAGTCTCCTTTGGGGTTGTGTCGTCTGTCGTTGCAGTGGAGATAGATCTTTTTTTGATCCCATAGTTGCAGTTTGTTGCGGCGGTGTCTCATGCGTACTCGTAGGCTGCCGCTGGTCTGGCCGACGCATTGCTTTCAGCACCCGGGTATGGCGCAGGTGATTACATAGACGAGGTTTTTTTGATTTGCATGTGAAGTTGTCCTGCAGTATTGGGTGAGACTTGCCCGTGCTTGTGCTGCGTATCACACAACTTGTAGTTATCGATGGGCAGATCACACACTTTGTGTGGCTGCATGGTTTCGTATTTGGTTTCAGTTTGAGTGTCGGAGGTTTGAGATTGTATTCGTCGGTCatttctgtcttgtttgtggtgtgtCTAAGTTTGGCTCGTGGTATCTTGTGGCTTATGTTTTGTGCTCTGCGGTAGGCGATCATAGGTTCGAGTTTGAGTTTGAGTTTGCCTCCGATATCTTGGGACATCATCATGTGCCATTCTCTGCGGATGATCTCGCTTGTGTTCAGAAACCACGGTGAGTAGGTGTTTACAAAATATTGATCTGGTTGTGTTGATCATGTCggtgttttgttgtgtttgttgtgtctacGGTCGCTGCTGTGTTTGTGGTTTGATTGCTTATTTTAGTCTGTCATCCGACACGAGGTCAATATCGCTCGGTCGCAGTGGCACCGGCGGTCGTAGAGGACAGTGTTTGTTGTCTCATATTGAACGGTATAAGTTCGAGTATCTCGATCGTTTGTTTTTCGGGTAGTCTCTGCGGGCGAGTCTGCGTCTGTGATCGGTAATGATGCGATCGAGTTCGGTCGGGTCGGATGTCGATCGGAGAAATCAATTTGCTTTGCCGAGTGCAATGACTCTCTTCGTGACCCAAGTTTGACTGGAACTGTAGTCGAGATACTGGAATCATTTTTTTTCGGTTTAAAGTGTGTCTTGATGTCCAATAAATCGTTAGTGGCATCGAAGCAGGCGCTTTCGTAGGCGTGTACGTCTAAGAAGACGGCTTCGgtgttgctttgtttgtgtgtgaacTTGATTGTTGGGTGTATGTGATTGAGTTTGGTCATCATGGCGTCAAGTTGTTGATTGATTTCTTCCCATACGACGAACATGTCGTCGATGAATTTCTTCCAGATGTGGGGTTTGATCGGTTTGTTTTTGAGGAAAAGTTCTTCGAGTTTCGTCATAAAGAGATTGGCTAGTGTGGGTGCGACTTGCGTGCCCATGGTCACACCGAATAGTTGTCTGTAGATTTGGCCATCGAAGGCGAAGACATTGTCTCTGAGTATGTGGCGTAGTAGTGTCTCTGTCATGTAGCCAAGGTTTTGGTCCCAGTCGTAGTGTTTGAGTAGCATATTGGTGCAGGTTTGTATGTCCTCGTCTTGCGGTATGTTCATATATAATGGCGTGACGTTGATTGTCACAAGTGTGGCAGCTTGTTTGAAGTGGTTTTTTCGAGTAGGTTGATGAAATTACTCGAGTCCCGTATGTAGCTGTTTTGTAGAAGTACGATCGGTTTGAGGAGGTGATCGACGTACTGTGAGATAGCCTCTGTTGTGGGTCTGGAGCTTCTCGATACTATTGGCCAGTAGGCCACTgaatttttgtgtattttgctCAGGAAGTAGAGTTGTTGTGTTCTGACTTTGCTTGGTATTTTGGTCAGTGCCCATAGTGTGTCATGGTCGATGAGACCATGGTGACTTATGTTTGTGATGGATTTATTGATCTGTTTTGTGATCCCCGATGTGGGGTCGGTTTTGAGGCATTGGTACCTGGCGGTATTGCCTCCGTGTTCGAGGCCTTTGCGAatgtatctctgtctgtcttccacGATGATCATGGATCCCTTGTCTGCTTTTTTATGACTATATCATCGAGTTTGCTGAGTTGGTCTAAGGTGGTGCGTTCCTCTCTGGTGAGGTTTTGGAATATTCTTCTTTTTGGTTTTGCTTCAGTCAGTGCTTTTCGCGTTCTCTCCAAGTATTTCTCGAGGTCGGCGTTTTGGTTCTGGGCGGGTCCCATTTTGACCATCTCTTGAACGGTGTGGTGCCATAGGCGTGTGTGGTTCTCTCTCTGGTGGGATCACCAGTGTTTGGGTTttcgtctgtgtctgtgtttgtgtctgtgtgttgtcgtGTGTTGTTCACCAACGGTTTGTGTGTATAGTTCACTGTCTGAGTCTGAGTTTACGTCGAAGTCTTGGATCGATTTGGTTTGGTCTCGGTGGGTACAAACGTGAGTCCTTTATGGAGTACTGCTAGTTCGGCGTGTGACAGTGTGGCATGGCTTCTGTTTACGACGTATCTACCGACTGTGGCGGCGTCATCGACCGGGTTTTGGCTATGTATGTTATCATCATCAACGCCATTGGCAACGGCGATAGTGCGAGGCTCTAGTGTGCGATTGATAACATGATGTAAACATGATATAAACATGATATACATCGTTCTCTTCAAGGTTACGTAAACGATATAACTGGCTGAGTCGTTGTTtgtcgttgtgtgtgtgtttacttaTCGAATGCGAATCTGACCGTGATAGATGAGAGAGGCTTCTGTAAatcgtcgtcgtcgttgtTGAGAATTGAGATGTCTGGTCGTGATCGAATCGTTCAGAGAGGGCAGTCTAGCAGCATGGTCAGTGACCGAATGAGGTGCTCAACGGTCAATGTTCGTTTAGGATACCAGTAGAGGCGTTCCGACGAGCTAGGCAGCCATTGGGCACAGCTTCCCCCCCCAACCAACAGCAGAGACATACCGA from Corticium candelabrum chromosome 10, ooCorCand1.1, whole genome shotgun sequence harbors:
- the LOC134185650 gene encoding uncharacterized protein LOC134185650, with the translated sequence MNIPQDEDIQTCTNMLLKHYDWDQNLGYMTETLLRHILRDNVFAFDGQIYRQLFGVTMGTQVAPTLANLFMTKLEELFLKNKPIKPHIWKKFIDDMFVVWEEINQQLDAMMTKLNHIHPTIKFTHKQSNTEAVFLDVHAYESACFDATNDLLDIKTHFKPKKNDSSISTTVPVKLGSRRESLHSAKQIDFSDRHPTRPNSIASLPITDADSPAETTRKTNDRDTRTYTVQYETTNTVLYDRRCHCDRAILTSCRMTD
- the LOC134185651 gene encoding uncharacterized protein LOC134185651, with amino-acid sequence MMNPPPHVVRHRSVLAGVSFEVSCWLFSSSLCCSFLLHRDEATGRHSKVENVCEVSSGFRAVRFSCMLGEFGLVSLVGWFLCVPPTSQSARVYAMNEVCIWMVWIGACGYMRS